The Streptomyces sp. ICC1 DNA window ACTACCGCGCCTGGCTGAAGGAGGCCGTCCGCAAGGTCCAGGCCGACGCCAACCGGTCCGCCGACACCCACCTGCTGCGCTTCCCGCTCCCCGAGGCCTGGGGCATCGACCTCTACCTCAAGGACGAGTCCACGCACCCGACGGGCTCCCTCAAGCACCGCCTCGCCCGCTCGCTGTTCCTCTACGCCCTGTGCAACGGCTGGATCCGCCCCGGGCGCCCCGTCATCGAGGCCTCGTCCGGCTCCACCGCGGTCTCGGAGGCGTACTTCGCCAAGCTGATCGGCGTCCCGTTCATCGCCGTGATGCCGCGGACGACGAGCCCCGAGAAGTGCCGGCTCATCGAGTTCCACGGGGGCGAGTGCCACTTCGTCGACGACTCGATGAAGATGTACGAGGAGGCCGCGGAGCTCGCCGCCCGGACCGGCGGTCACTACATGGACCAGTTCACGTACGCGGAGCGCGCGACCGACTGGCGGGGCAACAACAACATCGCGGAATCGATGTACCAGCAGCTGCGCCTGGAGCGCTACCCCGAGCCCGCGTGGATCGTGGCCACGGCCGGCACCGGCGGCACCTCCGCGACCATCGCGCGCTACGTGCACTACATGCAGCACGACACCCGCATCTGCGTCCCGGACCCGGAGAACTCCTGCTTCTTCGACGGCTGGACCAACGGCGACCCGCACGCGACGAGCGACTGCGGATCGCGCATCGAGGGCATCGGCCGGCCGCGGATGGAGCCGAGCTTCGTCCCCGGCGCCATCGATCGCATGATGCGGGTCCCGGACGCGGCGAGCATCGCGGCGTGCCGCGCGCTGGAGACGGTGATCGGCCGCAAGGCGGGCGGATCCACCGGTACGGGAGTGTGGAGCGCGCTGAAGATCATCGCGGAGATGGTGGCGGAGGGCCGCACCGGCAGCGTCGTCACCCTGCTCTGCGACCCGGGCGACCGCTACTTGGACAAGTACTACTCCGACGCGTGGGTCGCGGCGCAGGGGCTCGACCTCGCGCCGTACGCGCTGACGCTCGAGACGATGCTGGCGACCGGGGTGTGGCGCGAGCCCTCTGCGTAAAGGTTTCCTCTGGCCGGGCCCCGGTCCGCTGGCTACGCTGTGCGGACTTTGGGCACGGCGCGGCACCGTGCGGCGCGGCGCGGGTACGGGGGCGGGGAGCCATGGCGGAGATCACGGACGGCGTCGGCGTCGGTGGCGGTGGTGGCGGCGAAGCACCGCCCGGGGAGCGGTCGTTGGCCTGCCCCCGGTGCGGCCGGGAGGACCAGGTGCTGGGCGTGCCCGCCGCGTACCTGGGGGCCAAGGCCGAGCTCCGGGAGGACAGCGGGGGCGGCGAGGACCACAAGGTCACGACCCGCGAGGTGAACTCGGCGCTGGGCGAGGCCCTCGCGATCGCCCCGGAGGCGCCGGCCAACGGCGCCACGGGCTGCTTCGGCATGGTCCTCGTCCTCGTGTCGATCGGCACGTTCATCTGGGGAGCGGTCCAGGGGAAGTGGTTCGACCGCGGGGCGGCCACCCGGTTCGTCGCCGAGGCCGGCGGCGGCCACTTCGTGGTCGACCCGCCCCAGACGTGGGTGGGAGTGCTCTCCGGGGTCTCGCTGCTGGTGGGCGTCGCCATGATCGTCACGGCCGGCCGGACCGTACGGGTCTGGCGCCGCCGGACCGAACCGGGACGGGCGGCCGCCGACCGGGTCTGGGCGCAGGGCTGGTACTGCGGCCGGTGCGGCACGGTCCACTTCGCCGGCGAACGGGCCATGGGCCTGCAGGAGTTCCGGACCTGGGTCTGGTCGGCGGGAGGCTACGGGGACCTGGCCGCGCGGCACCCCGCGATCTGATCCGTGACAGGGCCGTGGCGCTGGTGTCGATCGCCAACTTCCTGGGCGCCGGCCACCTCTCCCTGTCCGTCCCCAGAGGCGGACCGGCGGCCACGGGGACCTCGCCGAAGCGAACCCTGCGGTCGACGTGACCGTCGGCCGAGGCCCCTGCGGCCAGTGATCCGCTACTGATCCGCTACTGGTCCGCCCCGCTGCGCTCCGCCAGCCGCCGGTCCAGCGCGCGGACCGCCGTGCGGAAGGAGTGGCCGAGGCCCGGGCGGGCGGCGGCGACGCCGAACCGGTACGGGGCCGTCCCGTCCGTCGCGAAGGTCCACCTCACGTGCGTTCCGGAGCCGGAGGGGGTCAGCCGCCATTCCTCCAACAGGGCCCGCATGCCCGGGGCGTTGGTCTCGTCGACGCGGTACGCGTAGCGCTGCTCCGGATCGGCGGCCATGATCGTCTCCTGGAACCGGACCCCGCCCATCAGCTTGATCTCGCGCCCCGCGCCCCCGTGCGTCGGCCGGGCCAGGGTGACCGCCCGGAACCAGCTCGGCCAGCCCTCCAGCTCCTCGGCCAGTGCCCGGTACACGGTCTCGGGTGCCGCCGTGATCCGGGCGGCGAACGCCAGGCGTACGGGGGCGTCCTCGATGAAGTCCAGCCCCACGGGGCGCAGTCGGCGGGCCATGGCGTAACTCCCAGGGTTGCGGCGGGCATCCGGCGGGCTGCCACCCTAGCTGGCGGTCCGTCAGATGTCCCCGGCGGGGTGTCCGAGCCGTTTCGCGGACCCGGCCCCGGCCGGGACAATGCGGTGCATGCTTATCAGAGCAGCGCACATCGACGAACTGTCCCTCCTGCAGGACATCGAGCGGGCCGCGGGGGAGTGCTTCCGGGCCATCGGCATGCCGGAGATCGCCGACGACGAACCGCTCCCACTGGAGGAACTCCTCGGCTACCGGCGGGCCGGCCTGGTCTGGGTCGCGGCCGAGGGGACGGGCACGGCCGAGGAGACAGGCGCGACCGACGGGACGGTCACAGCCGACAGCACGGGCGCGGCCCACGGGACGGGCGAGGGCACTCCGGTCGGCTACCTCATCGCCGACCGGGTCGACGGCAACCTGCACGTCGAGCAGGTGTCGGTGCATCCCGACCGCGCGCACCGCCGCATCGGGCGGTCACTGCTGGAGCACCTGGCGGAGCGGGCCGCGGCCGAGGGCGCCCCCGCCCTGACGCTCACGACCTTCACCGACGTCCCGTGGAACGCCCCGTACTACGCCCGCTGCGGCTTCCGGATCCTGGACGACAGCGGCCTGGGGACCGGTCTGCGCGACATCCGCGACCGGGAGGCCGTGCACGGCCTCGACCGCTGGCCCCGCGTGTGCATGCGCCGGGACCTGCGCCCGGGCTCCGGGCGGTGAGCGCCTGGCTCTGACGGGCCACCCGCGCTGTGCGCGGGCGCCCCGTCAGAGCTCCGGGAGGTCCGCCGGGAACAGCAGGGTGAGGTCCTCCGTACTCGGCTCCGACAGCTGCGCCACCCGCCCCGCGTGCCGCTCGACCATCGACTCGAAGGTCTGGCGGGCGGTGCGGCCGTTGCCGAAGGCCGGCCCCTTGGGCAGGTCCGTGAAGTACGCCAGCAGCGCTTCGGAGGTCTTCTCGCCGAGGAGGTACTCGTGTTCCTCGGACTGCTGCTCCACGATCCGCAGCAACTCCTCGGGCCCGTAGTCCCCGAAGGTGATGGTCCGGGAGAAGCGCGAGGCGACCCCCGGGTTGACGGTCAGGAAGCGGTCCATCTCCGCCGTGTACCCGGCCACGATCACCACCACCGCCTCCCGGTGGTCCTCCATCAGCTTCACCAGCGTGTCGATGGCCTCGCGCCCGAAGTCGCGGCCGGAGTCCTCGGGAGCCAGCGCGTACGCCTCGTCGATGAACAGCACCCCGCCGCGCGCCCGGTCGAAGGCCTCCTGGGTGCGGATCGCGGTGGACCCGATGTGCTCGCCGACCAGGTCCACCCGGGAGACCTCCACCAGGTGTCCGCGCTCCAGGACCCCGAGGGAGGCCAGGATCTCCCCGTACAGCCGGGCCACGGTCGTCTTGCCGGTGCCGGGGGAGCCGGTGAAGACCAGGTGGCGGCGGACGGAGGCCGCCTTGAGGCCCGCCCGCTGGCGCCTGCGGCCCACCTCGATCATGTCGGTGAGCGCGCGGACCTCGCGCTTGACGCTGTCCAGGCCCACCAGCGCGTCGAGCTGCCCCAGCACCTCGCCGGAACCGCGCCCCGTCGCCGTCCCGTCGCCGGCCGGGTCCGCCTCGTCGGCGGGCCGCTGGGCCGGCAGCGCCGTCCGCTCCGCCGCCGAGGGTCCTACGGGGCTCTGCGCGGCCGAGACCGTACGGATCCCCGCGCGCTCACCGGAGGCCGCCGCCCCCGCGCCGGAGGCCGACTGCGCGGCGAGGCGGGGACCCGACTCGTCGCTCGTGCACTCCTCGGCGACCGGGCCGTCCTCGGCGAACTCGTACCCGCCGCGCGCGCAGCGCTCGGTGTGGCAGCGGTTCAGGCTGGTGCGGCAGCCGTCGATGACGTGGAACCCGAAGCCGGAGCTGCCCGTCACCCGGCACGCGGTGAAGGTGCCGCGCCCGCCCGCCGAGACGTAGAACCCGGCCTCGGCGGGAGAGCTGACCGTGCACCGCTCCAGCGCGGGATCGGCGCCCTTGGTGACGATCACACCGGTCTGGACGGAGTCGATGGTGCAGTTGGCGAGGGTGCCGCCGCTGCCGTGGTCGCGGAACCAGGCCCCGGTCGCCGCCTCCCGGATCCGGCAGTCGTCGAGCTGGGCGGTGGCCCCGTCGCTCACGGAGACGGCGGTGTTGCGCACCTGGGAGAGGTCGCTGTCCACGACGTCGGCGCGCGAACCCCGGTCCAGGACGAACAGCGCGTCCGGTACGTCGTGCACGCGGCAGGAGTCCAGCGAGGCGCTGGCGCCGTCGCTGATCCAGACGGCGGGATAGTCGCCCGTGCTGTCGTGGATCTCGCAGGACTCGGCGACGACGCGGGTGCCCGGGTCCCACACCGACAGGCCGTTGCGGCCGAAGCGGCGGACCGTGGTGCGGCTGAGCGTCAGCACGGAACGGGAGCGCAGGTCCACCGCGTTCTCCGGGATGTCGTGGATGTCGCAGCCGGCGAGGGTGAGCACGGCGTCCGTGTCGAGGGTGACCCCGTCGGCCGTGGTGCGGTGCACCGAGCAGTCGGTGAGCACGGCCGTGGCCCGCGCGGCGATCTGCACGCCGGCGCCCTTGATCTCGTAGACCTCGCAGCCGAGGGCCTCCAGGCCCGAACCGTCGCCGGTCACCCCGATGCCCGCGCCCGTGGCGTGGTGGATCCGGCAGCGCTCCAGCCGGGGGCGGCCGCCCCCGCGCACCGAGACCCCGGTCTGCCCGGCGGCCACCACCTCGCACTCCTCGAACACCCCGCCGCCGCCGTCCAGTACGGCGATTCCGACCCCGGCCGGATTCTCCACCGTGCAGCGCCGGACCAGCGGGCGGGCCCCGCTGCCGCGGACCTCGATGCCGGCCGCCGATCGGGTGCTCACCCGCAGGTCGGTGAGTTCGGGGGAGCCGTCCTCGACGAGCAGCGCGGGCGCGGTGCGGTCCTGGCCCTCCAGGTGGAGGTCCTGGACGACGGCCGAGGCGCGGATGGTCAGCGCGACCCCGTCGAGCGGCGCGATCCGCACCGAGCCCACCGAGCCCTCCGGCCCGCGCAGGGTCACGGCGTGCCGCAGCACCAGGTTCTCCCGGTAGGTGCCGGGCGCGATGGACAGGACGTCGCCGTCGCCCGCCGCGGCGAGCGCGGCCGTCAGCGTCGGATAATCCCCGGAGCGGCGACGCCACCGCGAGGTCCCGCCGTGCGTCACCTGGACCGTGCCCTGAGCCATGGTGCTGTCGTGCCCCCACCCTCGTGTTCGCGTCTGACTGTCCCGGCCGGCGCGGACCGGCCGGTGTGTGCCGTCCGGTGTGTGCCGCCCGGTGTGTGCCGTCCGTGCGCGCCGGTCCCTCGGCGTACCGGGCCGTTCGTGCTCCGGTCCGCTCCACCGTAGCGCGCGCGGGGCCGGTGAGTTGCCAGGTCAGCTGCCCGCGCCCGCCCGGCCCCAGTCCGGTCCCGCCGCGGCCCACGCGCGGTCCAGCCGCATGTACCGCCGATGCATGAGCCTTCGTACGACAAGGCGGCGAACGGTCTCCACCAGAGCGGCGATCACGAGTGCGGCCGCGAGGCCCGCGGCCCCCGCGTGGAAACTCGCCGACGCCGGGTCCAGCGGCTGCCCCACCAGCCGGCCGTGCGTGTCGGTCCATATCCGGAACCGCTCCCCGGGGTGCGGCGGTTCCTCCGCGGCCGGAACCGTCCCCTGGTGGCTGCTGCCGTCGGGCG harbors:
- a CDS encoding PLP-dependent cysteine synthase family protein, with protein sequence MSTTGTTATTIDVDRSDADYRAWLKEAVRKVQADANRSADTHLLRFPLPEAWGIDLYLKDESTHPTGSLKHRLARSLFLYALCNGWIRPGRPVIEASSGSTAVSEAYFAKLIGVPFIAVMPRTTSPEKCRLIEFHGGECHFVDDSMKMYEEAAELAARTGGHYMDQFTYAERATDWRGNNNIAESMYQQLRLERYPEPAWIVATAGTGGTSATIARYVHYMQHDTRICVPDPENSCFFDGWTNGDPHATSDCGSRIEGIGRPRMEPSFVPGAIDRMMRVPDAASIAACRALETVIGRKAGGSTGTGVWSALKIIAEMVAEGRTGSVVTLLCDPGDRYLDKYYSDAWVAAQGLDLAPYALTLETMLATGVWREPSA
- a CDS encoding SRPBCC family protein, whose protein sequence is MARRLRPVGLDFIEDAPVRLAFAARITAAPETVYRALAEELEGWPSWFRAVTLARPTHGGAGREIKLMGGVRFQETIMAADPEQRYAYRVDETNAPGMRALLEEWRLTPSGSGTHVRWTFATDGTAPYRFGVAAARPGLGHSFRTAVRALDRRLAERSGADQ
- a CDS encoding GNAT family N-acetyltransferase; translated protein: MLIRAAHIDELSLLQDIERAAGECFRAIGMPEIADDEPLPLEELLGYRRAGLVWVAAEGTGTAEETGATDGTVTADSTGAAHGTGEGTPVGYLIADRVDGNLHVEQVSVHPDRAHRRIGRSLLEHLAERAAAEGAPALTLTTFTDVPWNAPYYARCGFRILDDSGLGTGLRDIRDREAVHGLDRWPRVCMRRDLRPGSGR
- a CDS encoding right-handed parallel beta-helix repeat-containing protein; its protein translation is MAQGTVQVTHGGTSRWRRRSGDYPTLTAALAAAGDGDVLSIAPGTYRENLVLRHAVTLRGPEGSVGSVRIAPLDGVALTIRASAVVQDLHLEGQDRTAPALLVEDGSPELTDLRVSTRSAAGIEVRGSGARPLVRRCTVENPAGVGIAVLDGGGGVFEECEVVAAGQTGVSVRGGGRPRLERCRIHHATGAGIGVTGDGSGLEALGCEVYEIKGAGVQIAARATAVLTDCSVHRTTADGVTLDTDAVLTLAGCDIHDIPENAVDLRSRSVLTLSRTTVRRFGRNGLSVWDPGTRVVAESCEIHDSTGDYPAVWISDGASASLDSCRVHDVPDALFVLDRGSRADVVDSDLSQVRNTAVSVSDGATAQLDDCRIREAATGAWFRDHGSGGTLANCTIDSVQTGVIVTKGADPALERCTVSSPAEAGFYVSAGGRGTFTACRVTGSSGFGFHVIDGCRTSLNRCHTERCARGGYEFAEDGPVAEECTSDESGPRLAAQSASGAGAAASGERAGIRTVSAAQSPVGPSAAERTALPAQRPADEADPAGDGTATGRGSGEVLGQLDALVGLDSVKREVRALTDMIEVGRRRQRAGLKAASVRRHLVFTGSPGTGKTTVARLYGEILASLGVLERGHLVEVSRVDLVGEHIGSTAIRTQEAFDRARGGVLFIDEAYALAPEDSGRDFGREAIDTLVKLMEDHREAVVVIVAGYTAEMDRFLTVNPGVASRFSRTITFGDYGPEELLRIVEQQSEEHEYLLGEKTSEALLAYFTDLPKGPAFGNGRTARQTFESMVERHAGRVAQLSEPSTEDLTLLFPADLPEL